A window of the Eulemur rufifrons isolate Redbay chromosome 6, OSU_ERuf_1, whole genome shotgun sequence genome harbors these coding sequences:
- the AIP gene encoding AH receptor-interacting protein isoform X1, with amino-acid sequence MADIIARLREDGIQKRVVQEGRGDLPGFQDGTKATFHYRTLRSDDEGTVLDDSRARGKPMELIIGKKFKLPVWETIVCTMREGEVAQFLCDIKHVVLYPLVAKSLRNIAAGKDPLEGQRHCCGIAQMHEHSSLGHADLDALQQNPQPLIFHIEMLKVENPGTYQQDPWAMTDEEKAKAVPLIHQEGNRLYREGQVKEAAAKYYDAIACLKNLQMKEQPGSPDWIQLDQQITPLLLNYCQCKLVAEEYYEVLDHCSSILNKYDDNVKAYFKRGKAHAAVWNTQEAQADFAKVLELDPALAPVVSRELRALEARIRQKDEEDKARFRGIFSH; translated from the exons ATGGCGGATATCATCGCAAGACTCCGCGAGGATGGCATCCAAAAGCGCGTGGTACAAGAGGGCCGAGGAGACCTCCCTGGCTTTCAGGATGGAACCAAG GCCACGTTCCACTACCGGACGCTGCGCAGCGATGACGAAGGCACCGTGCTGGATGACAGCCGGGCGCGGGGCAAGCCCATGGAGCTCATCATTGGCAAGAAGTTCAAGCTGCCCGTGTGGGAGACCATCGTGTGCACCATGCGTGAGGGGGAGGTCGCCCAGTTCCTCTGTGACATCAAG CACGTGGTTCTGTATCCGCTGGTGGCCAAGAGTCTCCGCAACATCGCTGCAGGCAAGGACCCCCTGGAGGGGCAGCGGCACTGCTGTGGCATCGCTCAGATGCACGAGCACAGCTCCCTGGGCCACGCCGACCTGGATGCCCTGCAGCAGAACCCCCAGCCTCTCATCTTCCACATCGAGATGCTTAAG GTGGAGAACCCTGGCACATACCAGCAGGACCCGTGGGCAATGACAGATGAGGAGAAGGCAAAGGCGGTGCCGCTCATCCACCAGGAGGGCAACCGGCTGTACCGCGAGGGGCAGGTGAAGGAAGCCGCCGCCAAGTACTATGACGCCATCGCCTGCCTCAAGAACCTGCAGATGAAG GAGCAGCCTGGATCCCCTGACTGGATCCAGCTGGACCAGCAGATCACACCCCTGCTGCTCAACTACTGCCAGTGCAAGCTGGTGGCCGAGGAGTACTACGAAGTGCTGGACCACTGCTCCTCCATCCTCAACAAGTACGACG ACAACGTCAAGGCCTACTTCAAGCGGGGCAAGGCCCATGCGGCCGTGTGGAACACTCAGGAGGCCCAGGCTGACTTTGCCAAAGTACTGGAGCTGGACCCGGCCCTGGCGCCTGTCGTGAGCCGAGAGCTGCGGGCCCTGGAGGCGCGGATCCGGCAGAAGGACGAGGAGGACAAGGCCCGCTTCCGGGGCATCTTCTCCCACTGA
- the AIP gene encoding AH receptor-interacting protein isoform X2 encodes MADIIARLREDGIQKRVVQEGRGDLPGFQDGTKATFHYRTLRSDDEGTVLDDSRARGKPMELIIGKKFKLPVWETIVCTMREGEVAQFLCDIKHVVLYPLVAKSLRNIAAGKDPLEGQRHCCGIAQMHEHSSLGHADLDALQQNPQPLIFHIEMLKVENPGTYQQDPWAMTDEEKAKAVPLIHQEGNRLYREGQVKEAAAKYYDAIACLKNLQMKEQPGSPDWIQLDQQITPLLLNYCQCKLVAEEYYEVLDHCSSILNKQRQGLLQAGQGPCGRVEHSGGPG; translated from the exons ATGGCGGATATCATCGCAAGACTCCGCGAGGATGGCATCCAAAAGCGCGTGGTACAAGAGGGCCGAGGAGACCTCCCTGGCTTTCAGGATGGAACCAAG GCCACGTTCCACTACCGGACGCTGCGCAGCGATGACGAAGGCACCGTGCTGGATGACAGCCGGGCGCGGGGCAAGCCCATGGAGCTCATCATTGGCAAGAAGTTCAAGCTGCCCGTGTGGGAGACCATCGTGTGCACCATGCGTGAGGGGGAGGTCGCCCAGTTCCTCTGTGACATCAAG CACGTGGTTCTGTATCCGCTGGTGGCCAAGAGTCTCCGCAACATCGCTGCAGGCAAGGACCCCCTGGAGGGGCAGCGGCACTGCTGTGGCATCGCTCAGATGCACGAGCACAGCTCCCTGGGCCACGCCGACCTGGATGCCCTGCAGCAGAACCCCCAGCCTCTCATCTTCCACATCGAGATGCTTAAG GTGGAGAACCCTGGCACATACCAGCAGGACCCGTGGGCAATGACAGATGAGGAGAAGGCAAAGGCGGTGCCGCTCATCCACCAGGAGGGCAACCGGCTGTACCGCGAGGGGCAGGTGAAGGAAGCCGCCGCCAAGTACTATGACGCCATCGCCTGCCTCAAGAACCTGCAGATGAAG GAGCAGCCTGGATCCCCTGACTGGATCCAGCTGGACCAGCAGATCACACCCCTGCTGCTCAACTACTGCCAGTGCAAGCTGGTGGCCGAGGAGTACTACGAAGTGCTGGACCACTGCTCCTCCATCCTCAACAA ACAACGTCAAGGCCTACTTCAAGCGGGGCAAGGCCCATGCGGCCGTGTGGAACACTCAGGAGGCCCAGGCTGA